In the Bradyrhizobium guangzhouense genome, one interval contains:
- a CDS encoding uroporphyrinogen-III synthase, which translates to MSILVTRPHPDNAVTADSLRARGHVVLLAPVLKFEPVAFHDESEAGYGAIIVTSANAIRAVAPQLQDLGLVELPLFAVGEHTASVAREFGFKDVIVAGGDAASLRTKVMQGVRGKALKKKSTLLYLAGADLSRDLGGELGAEGFSVVTQTTYRMAPVKILPREVCQGFAAHGIEAVLHYSRRSARAFLDAARDEGVEISALAVPQCCLSETVASVLRDAGASQVLVAATPDENALFDALERALRTRLA; encoded by the coding sequence ATGTCCATTCTTGTCACACGGCCGCATCCCGACAACGCGGTGACGGCGGATAGTCTGCGCGCGCGGGGACATGTGGTGCTGCTTGCGCCGGTGCTCAAGTTCGAGCCGGTCGCTTTCCATGACGAGAGCGAGGCCGGCTACGGCGCCATCATCGTCACATCGGCCAATGCAATCCGTGCCGTTGCCCCGCAATTGCAAGATCTTGGCCTCGTGGAGCTGCCACTGTTCGCGGTCGGCGAGCACACGGCCTCCGTGGCGCGCGAATTCGGTTTCAAGGATGTAATCGTCGCCGGCGGCGATGCTGCGTCCTTGCGTACCAAGGTGATGCAAGGCGTGCGTGGCAAGGCGCTGAAGAAGAAGAGCACACTGCTCTATCTTGCGGGTGCGGATCTGTCGCGGGATCTCGGCGGCGAGCTCGGCGCGGAAGGATTTAGCGTGGTCACACAGACGACCTATCGCATGGCTCCGGTCAAGATTCTGCCGCGCGAGGTCTGCCAAGGCTTCGCCGCGCATGGCATCGAGGCGGTGCTGCATTACTCCAGGCGCAGCGCGCGGGCCTTTCTGGACGCGGCCCGGGACGAGGGTGTCGAAATCTCGGCGCTGGCGGTGCCGCAATGCTGCCTGTCCGAGACGGTCGCAAGCGTATTGCGCGATGCCGGTGCGTCGCAGGTCCTGGTCGCCGCGACCCCCGACGAAAATGCCTTATTCGACGCCTTGGAGCGTGCTTTGCGGACCCGTTTGGCGTAA
- a CDS encoding NAD(P)H-dependent glycerol-3-phosphate dehydrogenase: MTAFRSVAVIGAGAWGTALATVAARAGQNVTLWARNAEHAARIQSTRDNPRLPGVHLAPEIMVTSDLAAAARAEMLLIATPAQHLRGAVNMLASYLTRPVPVIACAKGIEHGTHKFMTDVIAEAAPHAQPAILSGPSFADDVARGLPTAVTLAARDDALASGLVQALGSPTFRPYHSTDIRGVEIGGAAKNVLAIAVGIAVGRKLGASAQAALTTRGFAELSRLGRALGARSETLAGLSGLGDLILTCSSPQSRNFALGLALGRGEQPPAGKLAEGEFTAPVLIELAASQGIEMPVSVAVASILSGRSTIDAAISGLLTRPFKAEE, from the coding sequence ATGACCGCGTTCCGCTCCGTCGCGGTGATCGGTGCCGGGGCCTGGGGCACCGCGCTGGCGACGGTGGCTGCGCGCGCCGGACAGAACGTGACGCTGTGGGCGCGTAACGCCGAACACGCCGCGCGCATCCAATCGACCCGCGACAATCCGCGGCTGCCCGGCGTGCACCTGGCACCCGAGATCATGGTGACGAGCGATCTTGCAGCGGCGGCGCGCGCGGAGATGCTGCTGATCGCAACGCCGGCGCAGCATCTGCGCGGTGCGGTCAACATGCTGGCCTCGTATCTGACGAGACCCGTGCCGGTCATCGCCTGCGCCAAGGGCATCGAGCATGGCACCCACAAATTCATGACCGACGTGATCGCGGAAGCCGCGCCCCATGCGCAACCTGCGATCCTGTCGGGCCCGAGCTTTGCCGACGACGTCGCGCGCGGCTTACCGACGGCTGTGACGCTCGCGGCCAGGGATGATGCGCTCGCAAGCGGCCTCGTGCAGGCACTCGGCTCTCCGACATTCCGTCCCTATCACTCCACCGACATCCGCGGTGTCGAGATCGGCGGGGCGGCCAAGAACGTGCTGGCGATTGCGGTCGGGATTGCGGTCGGGCGGAAGCTCGGCGCTTCCGCGCAGGCTGCACTCACGACCCGCGGCTTCGCGGAGCTGTCACGCCTCGGCCGCGCGCTCGGCGCGCGTAGCGAGACGCTCGCCGGCCTGTCTGGTCTTGGCGATCTGATCCTGACATGCTCGAGCCCGCAATCGCGCAATTTCGCGCTTGGGCTCGCGCTCGGCCGTGGCGAGCAGCCGCCCGCCGGCAAGCTGGCCGAGGGCGAGTTCACCGCGCCGGTCCTGATTGAACTTGCGGCTTCGCAAGGCATCGAGATGCCGGTATCCGTAGCGGTCGCTTCGATCCTGAGTGGCCGAAGCACCATCGACGCAGCGATCTCAGGGCTTTTGACCCGACCCTTCAAGGCAGAGGAATAA
- a CDS encoding adenylate/guanylate cyclase domain-containing protein produces MQLSPTLAWLVDAASDSAGADRLLAELGAHLLADGVPLAAGALTLEVPHPLIAKRTWLWRADNGRVIEALGFAPGGLAPDLPDDAGRRWLRGIADGDVHEDVVGRDGPLLGWIGPRPFTPDEIEQLRQAARFAATPLAALAARATLRATLEAYLGKRSAERVLAAPLRRDLGETIQAALLYADLRGFTSLSETSPPADIIAALDAWFDRIAGAVHAFGGEVLKFIGDGVLAIFPVVEASPRRACEAALRAAGAAEAGMAYLNAERGAQGLPPLAFGAALHLGEMLWGNIGAANRLDFTAIGPAVNLASRLEGLCKPLGRTVLVSGALAAETDMPLVALGLHKLRGIASPCEVLALPEKHAPIP; encoded by the coding sequence ATGCAACTCTCCCCGACCCTCGCCTGGCTTGTCGATGCCGCCTCGGACAGTGCCGGGGCCGATCGCCTGTTGGCGGAACTCGGGGCGCATCTGCTTGCCGATGGCGTGCCTCTTGCGGCGGGCGCCCTGACCTTGGAGGTGCCGCACCCGCTGATCGCGAAGCGGACATGGCTGTGGCGGGCGGACAACGGCCGCGTGATCGAAGCGCTCGGCTTTGCGCCGGGCGGCCTGGCGCCCGATTTGCCCGACGATGCCGGCCGCCGCTGGCTGCGCGGCATCGCTGATGGCGACGTGCACGAAGACGTTGTCGGGCGTGATGGGCCGCTGCTCGGCTGGATCGGGCCGCGTCCGTTCACGCCAGACGAGATCGAGCAACTGCGCCAGGCCGCGCGCTTTGCCGCGACGCCGCTCGCCGCGCTCGCTGCGCGCGCCACCTTGCGAGCGACGCTGGAGGCCTATCTCGGCAAGCGCAGCGCCGAGCGGGTGCTGGCGGCGCCCCTGCGGCGCGATTTAGGTGAGACGATCCAGGCCGCGCTGCTCTATGCCGATCTGCGTGGCTTCACGAGCTTGTCGGAAACCAGCCCGCCGGCCGACATCATCGCCGCGCTCGATGCCTGGTTCGATCGCATCGCCGGTGCGGTCCACGCCTTCGGCGGCGAGGTGCTGAAATTCATCGGTGACGGCGTGCTGGCGATCTTTCCCGTGGTGGAGGCGTCGCCACGTCGTGCCTGCGAGGCCGCTCTGCGCGCTGCAGGCGCCGCCGAAGCCGGGATGGCGTATCTCAACGCCGAGCGGGGCGCGCAAGGTTTGCCGCCACTTGCGTTCGGGGCTGCCCTTCATCTCGGCGAGATGCTCTGGGGTAATATCGGCGCCGCCAACAGGCTCGACTTCACCGCGATCGGCCCCGCCGTCAATCTCGCCAGCCGGCTCGAAGGGTTATGCAAGCCTCTCGGCAGGACCGTGCTGGTCTCGGGCGCGCTCGCCGCAGAGACTGACATGCCCCTGGTCGCGCTCGGGCTGCACAAGCTGCGCGGCATTGCCTCGCCCTGCGAGGTGCTCGCGCTGCCGGAGAAGCATGCTCCGATACCGTAG
- a CDS encoding EVE domain-containing protein: MAYWLVKSEPSVWSWDQQVAKGAKGEAWTGVRNFTARQNLVAMKKGDKAFFYHSNEGKEIVGIAEIIKEAYPDPTDKTEKFVCVDIKADKPLKTPVTMAAIKADKKLAEMALVKYSRLSVQPVTAEEWKLVCKMGGM; the protein is encoded by the coding sequence ATGGCGTACTGGCTGGTGAAATCCGAACCGTCGGTGTGGTCCTGGGATCAGCAGGTTGCGAAAGGCGCCAAGGGCGAAGCCTGGACCGGCGTGCGTAATTTTACTGCGCGCCAGAATCTCGTTGCCATGAAGAAAGGCGACAAGGCGTTCTTCTACCATTCCAACGAGGGCAAGGAGATCGTCGGCATCGCGGAGATCATCAAGGAGGCCTATCCGGATCCGACCGACAAGACCGAAAAGTTCGTCTGCGTCGACATCAAGGCGGACAAGCCGCTGAAGACGCCGGTGACGATGGCGGCGATCAAGGCCGACAAGAAGCTGGCCGAGATGGCGCTGGTGAAATATTCGCGCCTGTCGGTGCAGCCGGTGACCGCGGAGGAGTGGAAGCTCGTGTGCAAGATGGGCGGGATGTAG
- the tsaD gene encoding tRNA (adenosine(37)-N6)-threonylcarbamoyltransferase complex transferase subunit TsaD codes for MLVLGIETTCDETAAAVIERAPDGSGKILSNIVRSQVEEHARFGGVVPEIAARAHVDLLDGIIDRAMREAGIGFAQLDGVAAAAGPGLIGGVIVGLTTAKAIAMVHDTPLVAVNHLEAHALTPRLTDGIEFPYCLFLASGGHTQIVAVTGVGQYVRLGTTVDDAIGEAFDKVAKMLGLPYPGGPEVERAAANGDATRFAFPRPMQHRPDANFSLSGLKTAVRTEASRLAEITPQDVSDLCASFQAAVLESTADRLKVGLKLFREQFGAPRALVAAGGVAANQAIRGALDDVARQAGTQLIMPPPALCTDNGAMIAWAGAERLALGITDTMEVQPRARWLLDANATAPDGYGKTRAGY; via the coding sequence ATGCTGGTACTGGGCATCGAGACCACCTGCGACGAGACCGCGGCGGCCGTCATCGAGCGCGCGCCTGACGGCAGCGGCAAGATCTTGTCAAATATCGTGCGATCGCAAGTCGAGGAACATGCCCGCTTCGGCGGCGTCGTGCCGGAGATTGCTGCACGCGCCCATGTCGACCTGCTCGACGGCATCATCGATCGCGCCATGCGTGAGGCCGGTATCGGTTTCGCCCAGCTCGACGGTGTCGCCGCCGCTGCGGGGCCGGGCCTGATCGGCGGCGTCATTGTCGGGCTCACCACCGCAAAGGCGATTGCAATGGTGCATGACACGCCGCTGGTCGCGGTCAACCATCTCGAGGCGCACGCGCTGACGCCGCGTCTCACCGACGGCATCGAATTTCCCTACTGCCTGTTCCTCGCTTCCGGCGGCCACACCCAGATCGTCGCGGTCACCGGCGTCGGCCAATACGTCCGGCTCGGCACCACCGTCGATGACGCGATCGGCGAGGCCTTTGACAAGGTCGCAAAGATGCTGGGCCTGCCCTATCCCGGCGGCCCGGAGGTCGAGCGCGCGGCCGCGAATGGCGATGCCACGCGCTTTGCGTTTCCAAGGCCGATGCAGCATCGGCCCGACGCCAATTTCTCGCTATCGGGTTTGAAGACGGCCGTGCGCACCGAGGCGAGCCGGCTGGCCGAGATCACGCCGCAGGACGTCAGCGATCTCTGCGCGAGCTTCCAGGCTGCCGTGCTGGAATCGACAGCCGACCGTTTGAAGGTTGGCCTGAAGCTGTTCCGCGAACAGTTCGGCGCGCCGCGCGCACTCGTCGCGGCCGGCGGTGTCGCGGCCAATCAGGCGATCCGCGGCGCGCTTGATGATGTCGCGCGGCAAGCCGGGACGCAGCTGATCATGCCGCCGCCGGCGCTCTGCACCGACAATGGCGCGATGATCGCCTGGGCCGGCGCCGAACGCCTTGCCCTCGGCATCACGGATACGATGGAAGTGCAGCCTCGCGCGCGCTGGCTGCTCGACGCCAACGCCACGGCGCCAGATGGCTACGGCAAGACGCGGGCGGGGTACTGA